In Aureibaculum algae, the following are encoded in one genomic region:
- a CDS encoding endonuclease/exonuclease/phosphatase family protein has translation MIKKIINFLLKLGIVTALLTSILPNIFPNYWLIDILSNFKLQISLFLLVVFVINLFSNKSKIIGIISFLLILWNASYIYSLYFPSKLGEIHKLRGTTIVSINLLSSNNDSEKVIDFIKTKSPDILILLEYNQKWKSALSDITEQYTFKKWVLRKDNFGIGYYSKIASEMSVLNFDSSKVPSILASLKIDDKPIDIIATHPFPPMGKRNFDIRNAHFKNLAKKTKELSENLIVIGDLNTSSYSKHFQDLLLNTNLRDSRNGLGILPTWPTMFTILNTTLDHALISKAISVIDRGTGPNIGSDHLPIFMEFRIKD, from the coding sequence ATGATAAAAAAAATAATTAATTTTTTACTCAAGCTAGGCATAGTAACTGCACTCTTGACATCAATATTGCCAAACATCTTTCCCAATTATTGGCTTATTGATATACTGTCAAATTTTAAACTACAAATTTCACTATTTCTTCTAGTAGTTTTTGTTATAAACCTATTCTCTAATAAAAGTAAAATTATAGGGATTATTTCCTTTTTACTCATCCTATGGAATGCTTCATATATATACAGTCTTTATTTCCCAAGTAAGCTTGGTGAAATACATAAGCTGAGAGGAACAACAATTGTCAGTATCAATTTACTTTCAAGTAATAACGATTCTGAAAAAGTCATAGACTTTATAAAAACGAAGAGTCCTGATATTCTCATCTTACTTGAATATAATCAAAAATGGAAATCTGCATTAAGTGACATTACAGAACAGTATACTTTTAAAAAATGGGTACTTCGTAAAGACAATTTCGGAATTGGATACTATAGTAAGATAGCATCGGAAATGTCAGTTTTAAATTTTGATTCATCAAAAGTCCCTTCTATTCTAGCTAGCCTAAAAATTGATGACAAACCGATAGACATAATTGCAACGCACCCTTTTCCTCCAATGGGTAAAAGAAACTTTGATATTCGTAATGCTCATTTTAAGAACCTTGCTAAAAAGACGAAGGAGCTTTCTGAAAATTTAATCGTTATAGGCGATTTAAATACCTCTTCTTATTCAAAACACTTTCAAGATTTATTATTAAACACCAATTTAAGAGATTCGCGAAATGGATTAGGTATACTACCCACTTGGCCAACAATGTTTACAATCTTAAATACCACTTTAGATCATGCTTTGATAAGTAAGGCTATTAGCGTTATTGATCGTGGTACTGGACCTAATATTGGTTCAGATCATTTACCTATCTTTATGGAGTTCAGAATTAAGGACTAA
- a CDS encoding cold-shock protein → MSKGTVKFFNDAKGFGFITEEGSNTEHFVHISGLIDEIREGDEVEFDLEEGRKGLNAVNVKVI, encoded by the coding sequence ATGAGTAAAGGAACAGTTAAATTCTTCAATGATGCCAAAGGTTTTGGTTTTATAACTGAAGAAGGTTCAAACACAGAACATTTTGTTCACATTTCTGGATTAATCGATGAAATTCGTGAAGGCGATGAAGTTGAATTTGATTTAGAAGAAGGAAGAAAAGGTTTAAACGCAGTAAATGTAAAAGTTATATAA